A genomic stretch from Methanomassiliicoccales archaeon includes:
- the mcrG gene encoding coenzyme-B sulfoethylthiotransferase subunit gamma — MAYKRQFYPGTTIPAKNRRRYMDPNVKLDKLRELSMEDVVKILGHRQPGEEYKSVHPPLEEGTEPDCPIRQLVEPTPGAKAGDRIRYVQFTDSVYFAPIVPYVRAWMNVSRFRGVDTGTLSGRQIIEMRERDLEKVAKELIESETFDPARTGIRGATVHGHACRLDENGLMFDAWQRYRWNAKKGEVEYVKDQVAIPLDKPISVGKPLPEEELKKRTTMFRVDGVDMREDKEVMMVNLRIHRLRTLAGFQPFALKGV; from the coding sequence ATGGCGTATAAGAGGCAGTTCTATCCCGGAACAACGATTCCGGCGAAGAACAGACGCCGATACATGGACCCGAACGTCAAGCTCGACAAGCTACGCGAGCTGTCGATGGAAGACGTCGTGAAAATACTCGGTCACCGGCAGCCAGGTGAGGAATACAAGAGCGTTCACCCGCCACTGGAGGAAGGAACCGAGCCGGATTGCCCAATCAGGCAGCTGGTTGAACCGACGCCGGGTGCAAAGGCTGGGGATAGGATCCGATATGTCCAGTTCACCGATTCAGTCTACTTTGCGCCGATCGTGCCTTATGTTAGAGCGTGGATGAACGTCAGCAGGTTCAGAGGTGTCGACACTGGTACCCTATCTGGAAGGCAAATTATTGAGATGAGAGAGCGCGATCTCGAGAAGGTCGCGAAGGAACTCATCGAGAGCGAGACATTCGATCCCGCCAGGACGGGTATCAGAGGTGCGACTGTCCACGGACATGCGTGCCGTCTCGATGAAAACGGTCTCATGTTCGATGCATGGCAGAGGTACCGTTGGAATGCAAAGAAGGGCGAAGTTGAATATGTGAAGGATCAGGTTGCCATTCCTCTGGACAAGCCGATTTCCGTTGGAAAGCCGCTGCCGGAAGAGGAATTGAAGAAGCGGACGACGATGTTCAGGGTCGACGGCGTCGACATGAGGGAGGACAAAGAGGTTATGATGGTCAACCTGAGGATTCACAGGTTGAGAACGCTGGCTGGATTCCAGCCATTTGCGCTGAAGGGGGTGTAA
- the mcrA gene encoding coenzyme-B sulfoethylthiotransferase subunit alpha, with protein MADEKLFIKAVKKKFKEDPTEVHTTYYSFGGWRQSKRKREWVEQANKIAKERGIPAMNQDIGVPLGQRVLMPYQLSHTDIFVEADDLHFINNAAMQQAWDDIRRTVIVGLDTAHQVIEKRLGKEVTPETINTYLEAVNHTMPGGAVVQEHMAECSPALTADCYVKVFSGNDELIDEIDKCFVIDINKEFPPEQAKQLKEAIGNTLWQVVRCPTIVGRTCDGATMSRWSAMQISMAFITSYKLAAGEAAIADFAFAAKHAAVVEMGTMMPARRARGPNEPGGIPFGYLADMTQSFRKYPDDPARAALEAVALGAVIYDQIYLGSYMSGGVGFTQYATAAYTDNILEDYTYYAVDLIKKKYGGLAKAKPSMDLIEELVTEVNSYALEMYERYPAVMETHFGGSQRATVAAAASGIAAAMATGIADVGVNGWYLSMLQHKERLGRLGFYGYDLQDQCGAANSFSYRSDEGLPFELRGPNYPNYAMNVGHMSGYAGIANAAHVARGDAFVCNPLIKVAFADKNLPFDFANITREFGRGGLREFRPAGERTVIIPPA; from the coding sequence ATGGCCGATGAGAAGCTTTTCATAAAGGCTGTAAAGAAGAAATTCAAGGAAGACCCCACTGAGGTCCACACGACCTACTATTCCTTTGGCGGCTGGAGGCAGTCAAAGAGAAAGCGGGAATGGGTTGAGCAGGCTAACAAGATCGCGAAGGAGAGAGGCATTCCTGCGATGAACCAGGACATCGGTGTTCCGCTCGGTCAGAGAGTGTTGATGCCCTACCAGTTGTCTCACACGGATATTTTTGTGGAAGCCGACGATCTGCATTTCATCAACAATGCCGCGATGCAGCAGGCTTGGGATGATATACGAAGAACGGTTATCGTCGGACTGGACACGGCCCATCAGGTCATCGAGAAGAGACTTGGTAAAGAAGTTACTCCTGAGACGATCAACACTTATTTGGAGGCGGTTAACCACACGATGCCTGGTGGTGCTGTCGTACAGGAGCACATGGCAGAGTGCAGCCCCGCGTTGACAGCTGACTGCTATGTGAAGGTCTTCAGTGGAAATGACGAATTGATTGATGAGATCGACAAGTGCTTTGTCATTGACATCAACAAGGAGTTCCCGCCAGAGCAGGCAAAGCAGCTTAAGGAAGCGATTGGGAATACGCTGTGGCAGGTTGTCAGATGCCCAACGATTGTTGGTCGTACCTGCGACGGTGCTACGATGTCGAGATGGAGCGCGATGCAGATCAGCATGGCGTTCATCACATCGTACAAACTCGCTGCTGGAGAAGCGGCGATCGCCGACTTCGCGTTCGCAGCGAAACACGCAGCAGTCGTCGAGATGGGTACGATGATGCCTGCAAGAAGAGCGCGTGGACCTAACGAGCCAGGAGGTATTCCGTTCGGATATCTCGCGGACATGACGCAGTCGTTCAGGAAATATCCTGATGACCCGGCGAGGGCGGCGCTCGAGGCTGTCGCGCTTGGTGCTGTCATCTACGATCAGATCTACCTTGGATCGTATATGTCTGGAGGTGTCGGATTCACACAGTATGCAACTGCGGCATACACTGACAACATCCTCGAGGACTACACATACTACGCCGTAGATCTGATTAAGAAGAAATACGGTGGTCTTGCGAAGGCAAAGCCCTCGATGGACCTAATTGAGGAACTGGTTACTGAGGTCAACTCCTACGCGCTCGAGATGTACGAGCGATACCCAGCTGTCATGGAGACGCACTTCGGTGGGTCTCAGAGGGCAACTGTCGCTGCGGCCGCAAGCGGTATCGCGGCAGCGATGGCGACGGGTATCGCGGACGTCGGTGTCAACGGCTGGTACCTCTCGATGCTGCAGCACAAGGAGCGCCTCGGCAGGCTCGGGTTCTACGGATACGACCTACAGGACCAGTGCGGTGCTGCAAACAGCTTCTCCTACAGAAGCGACGAGGGTCTGCCCTTCGAGCTGAGAGGACCGAACTACCCGAACTACGCGATGAACGTCGGGCATATGAGTGGATACGCTGGTATCGCCAACGCCGCGCACGTGGCAAGAGGCGACGCGTTCGTCTGCAACCCACTGATCAAGGTTGCCTTTGCGGACAAGAACCTCCCCTTCGACTTCGCAAACATCACGAGGGAGTTCGGACGCGGTGGTCTGAGGGAGTTCAGGCCCGCTGGCGAGAGAACAGTGATCATTCCTCCGGCGTGA
- a CDS encoding DUF2098 family protein, giving the protein MKVGDYAKYKNTGTIGKILDIKVEDDVTWALLDTYNLYYDITALEEAEPGEYRVVADKEKGLEEQLEELEKMKQTLEEVEKAISRITPSGT; this is encoded by the coding sequence ATGAAGGTCGGCGACTACGCGAAATACAAGAACACAGGCACGATCGGGAAGATCCTGGATATCAAGGTAGAGGATGACGTGACGTGGGCGCTGCTGGACACGTACAACCTCTATTATGATATCACTGCATTGGAAGAAGCCGAGCCTGGTGAGTATCGCGTCGTTGCCGATAAGGAGAAGGGACTGGAGGAACAGCTCGAGGAACTCGAAAAGATGAAACAAACCCTTGAGGAGGTAGAAAAGGCGATCAGCCGAATCACTCCCTCAGGGACCTAA
- a CDS encoding carboxymuconolactone decarboxylase family protein gives MSLELLAKQKPEIVQALYRMKAEVFRSGALTTKVKELIAVAISCLLKCETCLETHAQAAINAGATKEELQEAMIVAMYLTGPSAVVWTKKIDEILEFSNALSEPATS, from the coding sequence ATGAGTCTGGAGCTGCTCGCGAAACAGAAACCTGAGATTGTTCAAGCTCTCTACAGGATGAAAGCCGAGGTATTTAGAAGTGGCGCCTTGACGACGAAGGTCAAAGAACTCATCGCTGTCGCAATCTCCTGCTTGCTGAAATGTGAGACTTGCCTTGAAACTCATGCACAGGCGGCAATCAACGCTGGCGCGACGAAGGAGGAGCTGCAGGAGGCGATGATCGTGGCGATGTATCTCACCGGGCCGAGTGCCGTCGTTTGGACAAAGAAGATCGATGAGATCCTAGAATTTTCAAATGCGCTATCTGAGCCGGCTACATCCTGA
- a CDS encoding DUF2111 domain-containing protein, with protein MPTTLYSYSSGGPTPKFSPYHVWKAYWLIRNNGPIGRKALSRALRLGEGSTRTILEKMVRDGCAENTNRGVTLTEKGKKKFDNCGIVAKQVDIKDIAIGKYHCGVLAKGRAHLINLGCEQRDEAVRAGAMGATTLVCKNGRIVFPDDEKYPSKDVEDALRSLFFVEDGDAIIIGTASSYEAAERGAVSAALALDDQRNPCWQDSGTFISQDSEAEDLKCIALAIHELVGRLPLTMRSKNHYGVRCEDGEVIDTNYTGPVLEEALRKNQIVRKIAPSGPYRGVPIVAVPILKKREAVAVIGVVDITKGAVFEILNRMRKEQL; from the coding sequence ATGCCCACGACGCTTTATTCATATAGCAGTGGAGGACCGACACCCAAGTTTTCACCATATCATGTCTGGAAAGCGTATTGGTTGATAAGAAATAACGGACCGATCGGCAGAAAAGCACTATCACGCGCGTTGAGACTTGGGGAGGGCAGCACAAGAACCATTCTCGAGAAAATGGTGAGAGATGGGTGTGCAGAAAACACAAACAGAGGCGTAACACTTACTGAGAAAGGAAAGAAAAAATTCGACAATTGTGGGATCGTTGCTAAACAAGTCGATATCAAAGATATCGCGATCGGCAAATACCACTGTGGGGTTCTTGCGAAAGGACGTGCACACCTGATCAATCTAGGATGTGAGCAAAGAGATGAGGCGGTCAGAGCTGGAGCGATGGGTGCGACAACACTTGTCTGCAAAAACGGAAGAATTGTTTTTCCAGATGATGAGAAATATCCGTCAAAAGATGTCGAAGATGCGTTACGAAGCCTCTTTTTTGTAGAAGACGGTGACGCAATTATCATCGGAACTGCTTCTTCTTATGAAGCGGCAGAGCGTGGTGCAGTGAGCGCAGCGCTTGCACTCGATGACCAGAGAAATCCATGCTGGCAAGATAGCGGGACGTTCATTTCTCAAGACTCCGAGGCGGAAGATCTCAAATGCATCGCGCTTGCGATCCATGAACTTGTAGGACGGCTTCCGCTCACGATGAGAAGCAAAAATCACTACGGCGTGAGATGCGAAGACGGAGAGGTCATTGATACCAATTACACGGGACCTGTACTCGAAGAAGCACTTAGGAAGAATCAGATTGTCAGGAAGATCGCTCCAAGTGGCCCTTATCGGGGTGTTCCGATCGTCGCTGTCCCGATTCTGAAAAAGAGGGAGGCTGTTGCGGTCATCGGTGTCGTCGACATTACGAAGGGAGCGGTTTTCGAAATCCTCAACAGGATGAGAAAGGAGCAACTTTGA
- the atwA gene encoding methyl coenzyme M reductase system, component A2 codes for MSDQSNPLIIVDNVSKIFNGTTVLRDISAVINVGEVLGLIGRSGSGKSVFINMLRGNPDYRPDAGKVIYRISLCPECGWIDRPIPQLKCKVCGTEMKIKEVDFWSLSERDPLRLAIRERIAIMLQRTFALYGDLTVVENIFEALGNRCNEKEKVERAIELLKMVNLSHRVTHIARDLSGGEKQRCVLARQLAKDPILLLADEPTGTLDPQTAEIVHNTLINAVRSNGMTMVVTSHWPKAINRLSDKAIWLEAGEMVKRGPPEEVTRDFMIGYGPRETETVPIGQPIIRVENAKKYFYSIVRGVVKAVDGVSFEVGEKEIFALVGLSGAGKTTLSRMIAGITPATDGKVLIRIGDDWVDMSEVGPMGKGRATPYIGVLHQEYCLYPFHTVLQNLTVCIGMKMPAELAKIKAIQVLAGVGFDQKEIERLLRSYPESLSVGEKQRIALAQVLIREPRIVILDEPTGTMDPITKISVAKSVLSARKELGETFLIVSHDMDFVVNCCDRAAFMRNGKIVALGDPKEIVAEFGDLGEEMLAHGGVEA; via the coding sequence ATGTCGGATCAATCAAATCCCTTGATAATCGTTGATAATGTTTCGAAAATCTTCAACGGTACAACGGTTTTGCGGGATATAAGTGCTGTCATCAATGTCGGGGAAGTACTCGGGCTGATCGGAAGGAGCGGTTCCGGCAAGTCGGTCTTCATAAATATGTTGAGAGGAAATCCCGATTACAGGCCCGACGCAGGAAAAGTCATTTACCGAATCAGCTTGTGTCCAGAATGCGGATGGATAGATCGTCCAATTCCACAACTCAAATGCAAAGTTTGCGGAACGGAAATGAAGATCAAGGAGGTTGATTTTTGGAGCCTTTCTGAAAGGGACCCTCTGAGGCTTGCGATCAGGGAACGGATCGCGATCATGCTTCAGAGAACCTTTGCCCTCTACGGTGATTTAACCGTTGTGGAGAATATTTTTGAAGCTCTTGGAAATCGGTGCAATGAAAAGGAAAAAGTTGAAAGAGCAATCGAATTGCTGAAAATGGTCAATCTTTCACATCGTGTAACTCACATTGCAAGAGATCTCTCGGGAGGAGAGAAGCAAAGATGCGTGCTTGCAAGGCAATTGGCGAAAGATCCAATATTGCTCCTCGCCGATGAGCCGACGGGCACACTCGATCCTCAGACAGCTGAGATCGTTCATAATACATTGATCAACGCCGTTAGATCGAATGGCATGACGATGGTTGTGACGTCTCACTGGCCCAAGGCGATCAATCGTCTTTCTGATAAAGCGATCTGGCTTGAAGCGGGGGAAATGGTAAAGCGTGGCCCTCCGGAAGAAGTCACAAGGGATTTCATGATCGGCTACGGCCCGAGGGAAACGGAGACCGTTCCGATCGGTCAACCGATTATCAGAGTTGAAAATGCTAAAAAGTATTTCTATTCTATTGTGAGAGGAGTCGTCAAGGCTGTTGATGGCGTATCCTTTGAGGTGGGTGAGAAGGAGATTTTTGCCCTCGTCGGTTTGAGCGGAGCTGGAAAGACCACATTGTCGAGAATGATTGCAGGCATCACACCAGCAACAGATGGGAAAGTTTTGATTAGAATAGGTGACGACTGGGTTGACATGTCAGAAGTCGGGCCGATGGGTAAGGGCCGTGCAACTCCTTACATTGGCGTGCTCCATCAGGAGTACTGTCTCTATCCGTTTCATACAGTACTACAAAATCTTACGGTCTGCATCGGAATGAAGATGCCAGCGGAACTAGCCAAGATAAAGGCCATTCAAGTGCTGGCCGGCGTCGGTTTTGATCAAAAGGAGATTGAACGACTTCTTAGATCATATCCGGAATCGCTGAGCGTCGGAGAGAAACAAAGGATCGCACTTGCTCAGGTGCTGATCAGAGAACCGAGAATCGTGATCCTCGATGAACCAACAGGAACGATGGATCCGATCACAAAGATTTCCGTCGCCAAATCAGTTCTCAGCGCAAGAAAGGAACTCGGCGAGACTTTCCTCATCGTCAGTCATGATATGGACTTCGTTGTCAATTGCTGCGACCGCGCGGCATTCATGAGGAATGGCAAGATTGTCGCCCTCGGTGATCCCAAGGAAATCGTTGCGGAATTTGGGGACCTTGGAGAAGAGATGCTGGCTCATGGCGGTGTTGAGGCTTGA
- the mcrC gene encoding methyl-coenzyme M reductase I operon protein C yields the protein MKERIGRHTKFVECRESRGLGIGGGLAQRATISESGRDVVAVAMGPGKRHITKPVCEITYALREEGIDTSVIVINAGSGVPADAPDVSTGSIFGLDPIEVERIQQFKLVLIHLGNVRNHIIYKARLILRNVDLPAVIVCQAPVDFEDFARIGVKTRLVMPTKENVATKGKIVDIVTGVIRGVTCPQTKLDEIVSKVKRNLEGKKIPAASVIPSETQVFMGS from the coding sequence TTGAAAGAAAGGATCGGACGTCATACAAAGTTCGTGGAATGTAGGGAATCGAGGGGTTTGGGAATTGGTGGCGGCCTCGCACAAAGAGCAACAATTTCAGAAAGTGGCCGGGATGTCGTGGCAGTTGCCATGGGACCAGGCAAGAGACATATCACGAAGCCTGTTTGTGAAATCACATATGCGCTGAGGGAAGAGGGCATTGACACAAGTGTCATCGTGATCAACGCTGGGTCGGGTGTACCGGCAGATGCCCCTGATGTGAGCACAGGATCGATCTTCGGACTGGATCCCATAGAGGTCGAGCGAATCCAGCAATTCAAATTAGTTCTGATACATCTAGGAAATGTGCGAAATCATATCATTTACAAAGCACGTTTGATCCTCCGCAACGTTGATCTTCCAGCGGTGATTGTTTGTCAGGCTCCAGTCGACTTTGAGGATTTCGCCAGAATCGGTGTCAAAACGCGCCTCGTCATGCCGACGAAAGAAAACGTTGCGACAAAGGGCAAGATCGTTGATATCGTTACTGGTGTCATCAGAGGAGTGACGTGCCCCCAAACAAAACTCGATGAGATCGTTTCAAAGGTCAAGAGAAATCTTGAAGGAAAGAAAATACCGGCCGCGTCAGTCATTCCTTCGGAAACCCAAGTGTTTATGGGGTCTTGA